The nucleotide sequence ACTTCTATGGCCAATCCACCTGGGAGGATTTCTCCAAACTGAGCTGGGTCCCGGGCGTTTGGAAGAAGCTCAATCCGGCGCGCAACATGGTCTGGTCGATGCCGCTGACCATGAAAGGGACGCCGCTCGCCGACGTGGCCGATGGACTCCACGATGCCGAATTCGAAGCCGCCGCCCGGGCGATTTCGGAAGCGCATCCGCGGGCGATCATTCGGCTCGGCTGGGAGATGAATCTGTCTGAAATGGCGTGGTTCGCCAAAGGGCATGAAGCCGAGTACATCACGGCGTTCCGGCGCGTCGTGGAAATATTCAGGCGTCACTCCACTACCTTCAAGTTCGATTGGTGCCCGGGCTGGGGGCCGCAGGAGATGCCGGCGGACGCGAGCTATCCCGGCGACGACGTCGTCGATTACATCGGCCTCGACGTCTACGACTTCAAGCATGAAGGTTCTGCGGAAGAGCGCTGGAGCACCTTCTACGTCAAGGCGCCATTCGGCCTGGAATGGCACCGCGAATTTGCGCATCTGCACGGCAAGCGGATGAGCTATCCCGAATGGGGGGTGGGCAATGCCGGCGACAACCCGTTCTTTATTCAGCAGATGCATGGCTGGTTCATGAAGAACGAAGGCCGCATTGCCTACGCCGCTTATTTCGACGTCGACGGCGCGTGGCCGACCCAGATCGACAACGGCCGGTTTCCGAGTTCACAGCGATTGTTCCGCAAGCTGTTCGGCCGCTGATCCCACGCGCTGATCTTGGGTCAGCGTTCGTTCAGCGCGGATTAACCCCGTCCATTAACCGTCGTCCGAGTTCGCTGCTTCACGTTTCGCCGCCGGACCGGATATTGCAACGCTGCGCGCGTTACGTTCGCAGCGGCCGGATCAACCCTGGAACGAACGCCCTTATCGAGACGGAAATGTCCCGGATTACGCCGGCCATCCCGTTTCGGGACGATGAGACATATTCGTGAACGACCTGAGCGTCATGGCAGAGTTTTCGACCAGCGATCGCCGGATGGACGGGCCTGATCCGTCGGCCAGAGCTCTGCGCGCGCTGGTCGCGGTGTCGCCGGCGCTCGACCCTGCGATTGAAACCGTCGTCTGCATTCCCTGTTTTCGTCGGCCCCAGTACCTGCGCCGGACATTGGACTCGCTGGCAGCTCAGCGCACCAGCCGCCGCTTCGCCGTCGTCATGGTGGAGAACGATGCGTCGAAGAGCGAGAGCGTTCCGGTTGCCACCGAGTACCTCGCGTCGGGGAAATTCGCAGGGCTATGCGTGATCGAGCCGCGGCAGGGCAATTGCTATGCGATCAACGCCGCCTTTGAGACCGCGCTGCGGATGTTTCCGGCCGCAACCAGCTTGCTGATGATCGACGATGACGAAATTGCGTCGCCGGACTGGCTGGAGCAGATGGTGAGGACGGCAGACGCGAGCGGCGCCGAGATCGTCGGCGGTCCGGTATTCCCCGAGTTCGACGACGCGCGGAAGCGCGGCTTGCGGCGCCACCCCGCGTTCGCGCCGGCCTACGACGCCTCGGGCCCGGTGCCGGTGATCTATGGCTGCGGCAACTGCCTGATCCGGCGCTCGGTGTTTGAGCGGCTGGGCATGCCGGCGTTCGACCTCCGTTTCAATTATCTTGGCGGTGGGGATACCGATTTCTTCTACCGTTGCATGAGGCTCGGCCTGCGCTTTCATTGGGTGGCCGAAGCCGTGATCTCGGAGACCGTGCCGCAGAGCCGCACCAGCCTGAAATGGCTTGTCATGCGCGGCCTGCGGATCGGCGCGATCAACTATCACGTCCAGCGCAAGGCAACGCCGACGCTCCGGCTGCGGGCGAAGCTGACAGTCAAGCTGCTGGCCGCCTTGCCGTTGTCGCTGATCTACGCGGTGTGCGCCATCCTGACCGAGCGTGAGCGCACCATTGCCATGCATCCCGTGACGGTTGCGATCGGCAGCGCGCTGGCGGCGCTCGGTCTCGAACCGCAGCCCTACAAGGCGTCGAAGTTCGTCTCATGAGCCAACTCGTCGACGCATCCGAAATCCGTAAGCTGGCCGCCGGGATCGAGCGCCAGCAGGTGATGGATATCGTCCGCGGCGCGACGTTTATCGGAACGCTGCTGCTGGGCTGGATATCGCTGCATCCGTTCGTCAGTCTCGGCGATTTGCAGATCGGCGACGTCGGCACCGGAAACGAACTGGCGACCTATGCCGTGTTCGGCGCCCTGAGCGTGCTGACGGTTGCGCTCGCCATGCGAAATGACGCGCGGGGGCTGGCGACATTGTTGTCGCCGGCGTTTGTCCTGTTCGGCGCCTGGGTGCTGGTAACCGTCGTGTTGTCGTTCGATCCGGGCACATCGATCAAGCGTCTTTCGCTGACGATCTGCGTTGTCGCAGTGACCGCCACCCTTATGCTGCTGCCGAAGTCGCAGCAGGAATTGATGCACTGGTTCACGATCTCGGCGCTCGCATTGCTGGCGGTCTGCTATCTCGGAATATTGCTGGCCCCCGATCTTTCGGTTCACCTGGCGAGCGATCCGCAGGAGCCTGGCCTCGCCGGCAATTGGCGCGGCGCGTTCGGCCACAAGAACCAGGCCGCGGCCATCATGGTGATGGTGCTGTTTCTCGGCGTCTACATCATCCGCTCCGGCCTCTGGATATCCGGTGCCGCGATCATCGCGCTTGCCTCGCTGTTCCTCTTGTTTTCGGCCGGAAAGAGCTCGCTGACCCTGTGCCTTGCGGTGCTGTTGCTGACGTCGGCAACGTCAGTCATCCGCGCGTTCTGGCTTCGCGCGATCATATTGCTGACGCCATTGGTGTTGCTGAACCTGCTGAGCGTCGGCACCGTGATGTCGGAGGGCCTTGCCGGGATTTCCAAGCTGCTGCCGTTCGATTCGACCTTCACCGGCCGCACCGATATCTGGGCGTTTGCGCTGCAGTCGCTCCATGCGCGATTGCTCACCGGCTACGGCTTTGCGTCCTTTTGGGGCAGCAGCGCCATTCAAAATCTGCCGGAGGGCAAGGAGTGGGCCGGCTTCGCCGCGCACAGCCACAATGGCTATCTCGACACGGCGCTAGGCATGGGCCTGCCTGGGCTTGTCTTGCTCGTCCTGGCATTGGTGATCGTACCCTTGCGAAATTTTCAGCGGGCGGACGAGGGCGGCAACAACGGTCCGCTCGCCATGATGCTGCTGCGGATCTGGCTATTCGGTCTCTATCTGTCGGCGATGGAAAGCTTCTTCCTCGACCGTTCCGATCCGCTGTGGTTCACGTTCCTGATGGCGGTATTCGGCCTGCACTATCTCGCGCGGTTCCGGGCGCGCACCTGAGGCTCAGAGCTGCGCCCGTACCGCTTCGGCGACGTCTTTCCACCAGCCATCGAAATCGAACGGCAAGTGTACCGGCGGCCGTTTGACCACGGCGGCGATCCGGTCGGCAAAGGCCTCGTTGTCCGAGCCGCGCGCGACCAGCACGACGGCGCCGCGGCTGATCAATTCCTTGAAACGCGGATGATGGTCGAATTCCTCCGGCAAAACGGGGCCGGCGACGATCAGCGGACGGCCGGATTGCACGCAGGTGAGAATGCTGGAACGCCGCGCGGTGAGCCCCTCATCTAGCGGATAGCAGAATGCGTCGATCTCGCTGAACAGGCCGAACACCTCGTGATCGGAGGCGACGAAGCCGGAGACGATCACGTCCTCGGCGATGTCGAGTTCTCTGGCGCGGGCATGAAATTCCTGCTCGACCTTGTCGACGCCGCGAATGAACGAGCCGATATACACGAGCAGCGGCTTGAGCCCGCGCTGCTTCAGAATGGCGCCGATCTCGAGCAGCGCATTGGGCTGCTTGCCCGGATAGATCGATCCGAAATGACCGATCAGCAGCCGCCCGTCGCCTTTCGCGGCGATGAGCCGATGCCGCAACTTCGAATCTTCGATTCCCACCGGCGCCTCGATGTTCGGCGGCAGCGGCGCCAGCACGCTCTTTCTGGCGGTCCAGCCGAGCAGCGGGTCGCTGGCCAGCTCGCGCCGCACCAGCGGCGAGAACATGACGATGGTATCGGCCAGCAGCAGCGCCGGCATGTAGGTGATGCGGCGCAGCCAATGCAGCCCGCGCCATTCATGCTGGATCAGCACGACCTTGCGCCGGCGCAGCTTGGCGATCGCCATCGCCGCGAGCGGCGCGAACATCACGCGCTTCCAGGCCACGATCGGGAAGTTGCAAACCACGCTTTGCGCCGAGCCGACCACGCGCCAGATCTCGGAAAGCGAGCCTTCGCTGCGGATCAGGGTTAACGTCGCGCTGGTTCCAGGCTCGAGCTTTTCGATCGTCTCCTGCAACAGGCGCGTGAACTGGCCGACGCCGCAATGCATTTGCGGTCCCGCGCCGAGAAACAGCGCCCGATATCGGGTTTCTCCAGTCATCGTGCGGCGGCGGGTTTCCAGGAACTGTCGGCGTTAGCCATACATGCCAGACATTAGCTTCCGGTAAGCGGCGGCGTTCGCCCGGCACCGTTCTTGCCAATCCGACCATGAAGACCGTCCGGCCGTCTCATAACGGGACATCGGGCGGTAATGCAATTGGCGGCAAGCCTCGATTTCGGGACAGCCCGAACGGGCAAGCGGCCTGGGCAACGGAAAGTCAGCAGGAGCGCGGACGATGACCGGCAAGATCTTCAGCAAATGGGATGAGACCCATTCCGAGCTTTGGAGCCACCAGCCGATCCGGCTCGAACACGAGATGCACAAATCGCCGGCGTTTTCGATGGACGAGCTCGCCCAACTGATCGAGAGCTACCCGCGCGAGCATTACAGTCTGGTCAAAACGGGCGCCAAAGGATCCAGCCGCGTCTGGCGCGAGGGTGATATCGGCAACCTCTCCGGCCGGCAGGTAATCGAAGCGATTTCCCGCGGCGGGCTCTGGCTCAACATGCGCGACGTCGGCGCGGTCGACAGCCGCTACCGCAAGCTGATCGACCGGATGTTCGAGGAGATCGCGGCCAGGGTTCCGGGCTTCGTAGTGCCGAACCACCAGGCCGGCATTCTGATCTCCTCGCCGGACGCGCAGGTCTATTATCACGCCGATCTGCCGGGGCAGGGCCTGATCCAGATCGCGGGCCGCAAGCGGGTCTACGTCTATCCAAACACTGCGCCGTTCATCAGGCCGCAACACCTCGAGGACATCGCGCTGTTCGACGTCGAGGTCGATCTGCCTTACGCGCCCTGGTACGACGCGCATGCGCAGGTGTTCGACCTCGAACCCGGCCAGATGCTGAACTGGCCGCTGAATGCGCCGCATCGCGTCGAGAATCTCGGCACCGTCAACATCTCGATGACGGTATCCTACGGCAACGACGATATCCGTCGCGCCCAGATCATCCACCTCGCCAACGGCCTGCTGCGTCATCGCTTCGGTTATACGCCGAAGACCAGCAATCTGCGCGGGCCGTCTTTCTTCGCCAAGAAGGTGCTGCAGAAGCTCGTGCGCGACAGCAAATGGGTCAAGCGCGAGCGCAACGCCCGTCGCGCGATCGATTTCCGCCTCGACGCCACTGAGCCCGGCAGAATCGTCGATCTGCCCAAGGCGGCATAAGTCGCAACGCCGATGACGGTTCTGACGACCAGTGCGGGGCAAAAGGCGGCGCGGTCAACGCGCCGCGCGGCCGGATTCCATGTCGAGCTCGTGCGCGACTGGCAGCAGGCCGTCGCGCGCTGGCATGACATCAGCCCGTCGACGCCGTTCCAGCATCCGCAATGGTATGACGCCTGGTACGCGGCCTTCGCCGGCGCTAAAGGTATCGAGCCGCTGATTGCTGTTGTCACTGACACATCGACCGGCGAACCGGCGGTGCTGCTTCCGCTGATCCGCCGCCGGCAGAACAACATCGTCATCGTCGAATTCGCCGATCTCGATCTGACCGACTACAACGCGCCCGTCCTCGGTCCCGCGGCGCCGCGCGATGCCAAAGCGGCGCGCGCCCTGTGGCGCAGCCTGTTGTCGGCGCTGCGCCAAATGCCCGAGAAGGCCGATCTCATCCGTCTTCGCAAGGTGCCTGTCGAACTCGATGGCAAGCCGAACCCGCTGGCGCTGCTCGACGCTGCCGGTACGTGCTCGCTCAATGGCAACCTCGTCGCAACCGGCGAGGATTACGACGCCTGGCGCTACACGCTGGAAAAGACCGTGCGCAAGGAGCTGGAGCGGAGCTGGCGCGTGTTCACGCGCGATCCGGCGGCGTCGTTTGCGATCATCACCGATGCCAACGAGGCGTTGCGGATTCTCTCGGCCACCGAGGTGCAGCAGGGCACGCGGATGCAGAGCCTCGGGCTGAACTACATTCTCAATGACGAAACCTGCGCGGCGTTCTATCGCAACCTGGTTCGCGACGGCGTTGGCAACGGCTACGCGCTGGTCTCGGCGCTTACGGTCGATGATGAGGTCGTGGCGACGCTGCTCGGCGTCAGGACCGGCTCACGCTACGTGATGATCCGCATCAGCAATGCCGGCGAGAAATGGTCGAACTGTTCGCCGGGCCGGCTGATCATCGAGCGCACCATGGCGGCCCTGCACAGCGAGGGCGTTCGCGAGTTCGATTTCTCTGTCGGCAATTACGCCTACAAGCGCCGTTTCGGCGTGACGCGGCTGCCGCTGATCGACATCAGCGCCGCCTTGAGCTGGCGCGGATGGCCCTTTGCATTGCGCGATCGCGCCGCGCGCGAATTGCGCAACTATCCCCGGCTCGACGCCCGGCTGAAGCGCGCACTCGGTAAGCCGCCATCACGCGAAGAGAATTGACACATTGTTGCCGCACGGGAACAAGCGTGCAAATTTGCAACACATGCCAGGATTGTGCGGCTGTTCTTCCTGTGTTCACGAGAGTTGATGATCGCCTTTGCGGCAGCGGCGTATGGTCGGCGTCAGGTCAGGGGGCCACCGGTGAATGCTTTCTTGAAAGCTTTCTTGGGGAGAGCCGACATGCCAGCCTATATCCATCAGCACGATATCGAACCAGCCTTCGTCATCTGTCCGAGTTGCGTCGGACAGCCGATGTTTGTGCGCGACGTCGAGCCGCATTGGAGCATGGCGAGGATCGACTTCACCTATGAATGCGCCGACTGCGGCGCGGAAGTCCGCCAGACCATCGTGAAGCCGGAATTGCAGCATTAGGTGATGGACCCGTGGGGTGGGCAAAGGCGCGTTTGCGCCGTGCCCACCATGTTTTCGCAAGTCGAAGTAAGATGGTGGGCACGCGGAGCCTGTCATCGGGCGCGCATTCGCGCGACCCGGTGGCCTTGCCTACCGTGCGCAGCATCAAACCTGCCGCACTACGCCGGGCTGGCCTGGATTGCATTCCAGCGCGTCGCGATCCCATTTTGCTGCGATCGCCGCGGCTTCATAGGTGCTTTGCAGGAAGTCGAGCAGCACCTTGTCCGGATCGTCAGCCGTGCGTACGGCGTCATAGGGCAGGATGAACTCGCCGACTGCTTCGCCGAAGAACGCTGCTTCCGGCTGCACCTTCGCCGCGCGAAAACCGGGCGGTTCGGGATAGGCATAGGAATAGAATGCGGGATAATCGATAGCGCCGCCGCCTGGCCAGAAGCCCGCGCTGCTCACTTCATGCGAATAGGCTTCGCTGGCAACCGCGTCGGGCAGATTGGGCACGCCGCCAGGATGGCGCGGCGCACGGCGTCCCGAGAAACGCGTCACCGCGAGATCGAAGCTGCCCCAGAAGAAATGCACCGGACTCGCCTTGCCGAGAAAGCCGGTGCGGAATTGCTTGAAGATGCGGTCGCAGTTGACCAGGATTTGCAGCAGACGTCGGATGGCCTCGGGGTCGTAGGAGGCATGCGCCGTGTCCAGCGAGAACCGCACCGGATCAGGCAGTTCATTCGGCATCTCGTCGATGGCAACGGCAATGCCGAGCTCGGCAAGCGCGGCCATCGTGGCGGCGTAGAAGCTGGCGACGGAGTGACCCGGCAGCGCGAAGTGCCGCTCCGTGCCGTCGCTGGTCGAGATGTGTAAGCGATGGTCGATGAAATCGAAGTCGATCTGGAAGTTTCTCGTGCCGTCGGGCACCGGCGACGTTGTCAATCCGTGAGGCGTGACATAGAGCGCCACATGCCAGGAATGATTGAGCCAGGGGGACTTCGCCAGCCGGATCTTGCCGACGATCTGGGTCCAGAGCTGAACCGTCGCATAGGTGTCACGCCACGCCGCGGTCGGCAATTCCGGCCATGCCGCTTGCAAGCTGTTGCTCATGTCAAAACCTTGCGCGTGCCAACCGGGAAAGCAAAACGCATATCACGAGTTCAAGGGGCCTCTAAAAACCGCGGCTCACGATTTCGTGCATTCTGGGCAGCGCCGCTGTCCGCGCGAGGCGCGGTAGAGGCTTCTGCACCACCAGCGCCGCGCCAATACCTGCAGCGGCCGGCGCGTCAGTTGAACGATAAAGAGAATTTCCACCATAGCTCGATCCATCGTCCCCTGAAAAACGAGATAGGGCGGCATTCCCGAATGAGAATGCCGCCCACATCGCATCAGCCATGCAGCTTGTTCGCGGTCTCCGCGATCACGCGTCCTTGATAGCGCGCGCCGGCGAGTTCGTTTTCGCTCGGCTGGCGGCTGCCGTCGCCGCCGGTGATGGTGGTGGCGCCGTAGGGCGCGCCGCCGGTCACTTCGTCGAGCTTCATCTGGCCGGCAAAGCCATAGTTCAGGCCGACGATGGTCATGCCGAAATGCAGCAGGTTGGCAATGATCGAGAACAGCGTAGTTTCCTGCCCGCCGTGCTGGGTCGCCGTTGATGTAAAGGCGCCGCCGACCTTGCCGTGCAGCGCACCCTTGGCCCAGAGGCCGCCGGCCTGATCGAGGAAATTGGCCATTTGCGACGCCATCCGGCCAAAGCGCGTGCCGGTACCGATGACGATCGCGTCGTAATTGGCGAGGTCTTCGATCTTGGCGATAGGGGCTGCCTGGTCGAGCTTGTAGTACGACGCTTTTGCGACTGCTTCGGGTACCAGCTCCGGCACGCGCTTGATATCGACGGTGGCGCCGGCCTTGCGTGCGCCTTCAGCGACGGCATTCGCCATCGCCTCGATGTGACCGTAGGCGGAATAATAGAGCACGAGTACTTTGGCCATGATGGCTTCCTTTGAGTTTGAAGTGGGTTCTTCGAGATAAAAAGCGGTCGTCATGCCCGGGCTTGTCCCGGCCATGACGGGGGAAGGGGGCGGCGTTGCCGTTACGCCGCGTCGACCAGCACCAGTTCGGAATCTTCCAGCGCGGTAATCGTCAGCTTCGCCTCGTTGCGGATCGCAGCGCCGTCGCGGGCATTGACGCGCACGCCGTTGACCTCGACGCTGCCGGCCGCCGGCACCAGATAGAGGTGCCGCGCCTTCTGTGCCTCGTATTCCGCGCTCTCGCCGGCCTTCAGCGTGGTGGCGAGCACGCGCGCATCGGCGCGGATCGGCAGCGCGTCCTTGTCGCCGTCCATGCCGCTCGCAATCGTCACGAGCTTGCCGGAGCGATCCGACTTCGGAAACGGTTTCGCGCCCCAGGTCGGCTGGCCGCCCGTCGTCGTCGGCACGATCCAGATCTGGAAGATCTTGGTCTTCGCGTTTTCCAGATTGTACTCGGAGTGACGGATGCCGCTTCCGGCGCTCATCACCTGCACGTCGCCGGCTTCCGTCCGGCCCTTGTTGCCGAGCGAGTCCTGGTGCGTGATCGCGCCTTCGCGGACATAGGTGATGATTTCCATGTTGGCATGGGGATGAGCGGGAAAGCCGGTGTTCGGCGCGATCTCGTCATCGTTCCACACCCGCAGCGCGCCGTGGCCCATATTGTCAGGATCGTAATGGCCGCCGAATGAGAAGTGATGTTTTGCTTTCAGCCAGCCGTGATCGGCGCTGCCGAGTTTTGCAAAAGGTCTGAGTTCGATCATGGGATATTCCTTCTTTTGAAAGCTTTTTTGAATGAGGAGGCCGGCCGCGCACGGCCGGCCTCGCTGGATTGAGTTAGGCGCCGAAGCCGCCATCGACGTTCAGCACCGTGCCGGTCACGAACGAGGCTTCGGGACTCGCGAGGAACAGCACGCCGGCTGCGATTTCTTCCGGCTTGCCGAAGCGCTGCAGCGCGTGCTGCTTGCGCTGGAGGTCGGCGAAGTCGCGGTCGTCGTCCGGGTTCATGTCGGTGTCGATCGATCCCGGCTGCAGCACGTTGACGGTGATGCCGCGCGGCCCGAGGTCGCGCGCCGCGCCCTTGGTGTAACCGACGACCGCGGCCTTGGTGGCGGCATAATCGGCAAGGCCGGGGAACGAGGCGCGGGTTGCGATATCGGAACCGATCGTGACGATTCGGCCGCCTTCGCCCATCAGCTTCGCCGCCGCGCGGATCGCGGCAATGACGCCGTGAACATTGACAGCGTCCTGCCGGGCCAATGCCGCTGTATCGGCGTTGGGATCGTCGACCGCGCCGCCGACGGCAACGCCGGCATTGTTGACGAGGATGTCGAGCCGGCCGAAATCCTTGGCGACGTTCTTCACCAGCTGGTCGACGTCGACGGAGGACGCCTGATCGGCCTTGTAAGCGCGGGCGTTGATGCCCTTGGCCTTCAACTCGGCGACGACGGCTTCCGCCTTATCGGGGGATGCCACGTAGCTGATCGCGACGTTGGCGCCTTCTCCCGCAAGGGCGCGGGCAGAGGCCGCGCCGATGCCGCGCGAACCGCCGGTGACGAGCGCTACCTTGCCTGAGAGCTTCTTGGTCATGGGATTTCTCCGTTGCTTGAATTCCGATGGCCACTGGATATGCCGTCCGGCGTGGTATAGAAATAGAAACTATTGAAACTCATTGTTTCCAAAATTAGCCTTGGAGGCAGCCCGAATGTCAAAGCTCCCGGATTTCGAGGCGCTCGCGATTTTCGCGAAAGTCGTGGAGTTACGGTCGTTTGCGGCGGCCGCGACCGAACTGGCACTGTCCAAGGCCACGGTGTCCAAGGCGGTCAGCCGACTCGAGCAGCGGCTGGGCGCGCGGCTGTTCAATCGCACCTCGCGGCGGCTGGCGCTGACCGATGCCGGGCAGAGGCTCGCCGAGCGCGCCGCGCGCCTGCTGGCCGATGGCGAGGACGCCGAGAACGAAGCGTTGTCGCAATCGATGGCGCCGCGCGGGCTGGTGCGGCTCGCGGTGCCGATGACGTTCGGGGTCAAAGCCGTGGCGCCGATCTTGCCGGAGTTTCTTAGCGCTTACCCGGAGGTCTCGATCGATCTTCATTTGAGCGACGCAACGGTGGACCTGATCGGCGAGGGTTTTGATGCCGGCTTGCGCATCGCGCGGCTGCCGGACTCTTCGCTGATCGCGCGGCGGCTGTGCGCGATGCCGCGCTACACCGTGGCGGCGCCATCCTATCTAAAGCGCCAGGGCAGGCCGACGCATCCGATGCATCTCGCCCGGCACAAGTGCTTCGGCTACGCCTATCTCTCCACACCCGGCGTCTGGCACTACACCAACGCGGCCGGCGAGCAGGCCAGCGTGCGGCCTGCGGGCCAGCTCCGCGTCAACAATGGCGAGGCGCTGCTGCCGTCGGTCATTGCCGGGCTCGGCATCGCCGACCTGCCGGACTTCATCATCGGCGACGCGATCGCCTCCGGCGACGTGGAGGTGATCCTGAAAGGCTGGCACCAGCCGGAAGGCGCCGTGCATCTGGTAACGCCGCCCGGCGGACCGCGGCCTGCGCGGGTCGAAGTGCTGGCGGAGTTCTTGGCGAAGCAGTTTTCGAAGGCGAAGAAGCGGTGAGGTCTTGTAGGGTGGGCAAAGCGAAGCGTGCCCACCGATGACGCGCACGGACGGAAATTCGCTCAACGCACGCGATGAGCGCCAAGGCCGAAGAATGGTGGGCACGCTGCGCTTTGCCACCCTACCGTTTGAGGCTAGGCTGCCCCCAAACAATCAAAACAAAAGCACCGGGGAGAAACTACCAATGAACCGCCGCGAACTCCTGAAAGCCGCCGCCGCACTGCCGCTTGCGCAAACCGCGCTCTCCAACGCCGCGTTCGCTCAAAGTCCATACCCCTCGCGCAACATCACCATGATCGTGCCGTTTCCGCCCGGCGGCCAGGCCGATCTGGCGGCGCGTCCGATTGCCCAGGCGCTGGAGCGGATTCTCGGCAAGCCCGTGATTGTCGATAACCGCGCCGGTGGTGGCGGTGGATCGGTCGGCAATGCGGCGGCGGCGCGCGCCGAGCCCGACGGCCATACGCTGCTAATGACGCTGTCCTCGCTCGCCGTGCTGCCGGAAGCCGACCGGCTGTTCGACCGCCCGGTGGCGTATGAGGTCTCGCAGTTCGCGCCGATCGCACGCGTGCTCGCCGATCCGACGCTCTTGGCAGTGCCGGCTTCGGCGCCGTGGAAGACGCTGCAGGAATTCGTCGACGATGCGAAGAAGCGTCCCGGGCAAATTCCCTACGGCTCGTCCGGTCCCTACGGCACGCTGCATGTGGCGATGGAAATGTTCGCGGCGAGCGCCGGCATCAAACTGTTGCACGTTCCGTTTCGCGGCGCCGGGCCGGCGCTGACCGCGCTGTTGAGCGGCACCGTACAGGCGATGGCATCCGCACCGGGTACGCTGAAGCAGCAGGTCGATGACGGCAAGATGCGCGTGCTTGCCAACTGGGGCGCCGAACGCGTCAAGAGTTTCCCCGATCTGCCGACCTTCAGAGAGCTCGGCTACAGGGACGTCGAGTTCTACATCTGGGCCGGACTGTTCGCGCAGGTAGCCTTGCCGGCGCCTATCATGACGCAGTTGCGTGAAGCGATGGCGCAAGCGGTGAAGGCGCCGGAGGTGGTCAAGACTTTCGAAACCGCCGGAAGCCCGGTCGCCTATCAGGACGCCCCCGAGTTTGCGAAGTTCGTTGCGGAAGACAGCGCGCGGCTGGTCGCGGCGGTGAAGAAGATCGGCAAGGTGGAGTAGCGGAACCCGCTTCACGTTTTTTTGTTCGCACTAACGTCGCGTGGCCGCATTCACTCGGCAGGCTGAACGCTGCCGCCGCGCGGAGTTCCGCGCCAACTCGAAGATCGAAAGAAAGGACTTGATCCATGCAAACGCAACGGATTGTCCTGGGCCTTGCCGTTGCGATCGCCGGCATTGGCGCTGTCGTCCCCGCATCTGCCCAGGAATATCGCGGAACCTGGGAACAGCAGATGGCCTGCACCCCCGACGTCTGGCGGCTCTGCGGCGACCAGATCCCCGATGTCAATCGGATCGTGGCCTGCTTGCGGCAGAACACGCCGCAGCTCTCCAGTGGTTGCCGCGCGGTATTCGAATCGCAGGCCAATGCACAGCAGCAGCG is from Bradyrhizobium sp. AZCC 2176 and encodes:
- a CDS encoding glycoside hydrolase family 26 protein; this translates as MFRTDPRRRKKKGVKRLVLFLAAFVLTVLLLAHVDSNAASRAVSTQARFAGAFVNWGPIGREHTLRAWEKWLKQKPSSVLGVDFYGQSTWEDFSKLSWVPGVWKKLNPARNMVWSMPLTMKGTPLADVADGLHDAEFEAAARAISEAHPRAIIRLGWEMNLSEMAWFAKGHEAEYITAFRRVVEIFRRHSTTFKFDWCPGWGPQEMPADASYPGDDVVDYIGLDVYDFKHEGSAEERWSTFYVKAPFGLEWHREFAHLHGKRMSYPEWGVGNAGDNPFFIQQMHGWFMKNEGRIAYAAYFDVDGAWPTQIDNGRFPSSQRLFRKLFGR
- a CDS encoding glycosyltransferase family 2 protein, producing the protein MDGPDPSARALRALVAVSPALDPAIETVVCIPCFRRPQYLRRTLDSLAAQRTSRRFAVVMVENDASKSESVPVATEYLASGKFAGLCVIEPRQGNCYAINAAFETALRMFPAATSLLMIDDDEIASPDWLEQMVRTADASGAEIVGGPVFPEFDDARKRGLRRHPAFAPAYDASGPVPVIYGCGNCLIRRSVFERLGMPAFDLRFNYLGGGDTDFFYRCMRLGLRFHWVAEAVISETVPQSRTSLKWLVMRGLRIGAINYHVQRKATPTLRLRAKLTVKLLAALPLSLIYAVCAILTERERTIAMHPVTVAIGSALAALGLEPQPYKASKFVS
- a CDS encoding O-antigen ligase family protein: MSQLVDASEIRKLAAGIERQQVMDIVRGATFIGTLLLGWISLHPFVSLGDLQIGDVGTGNELATYAVFGALSVLTVALAMRNDARGLATLLSPAFVLFGAWVLVTVVLSFDPGTSIKRLSLTICVVAVTATLMLLPKSQQELMHWFTISALALLAVCYLGILLAPDLSVHLASDPQEPGLAGNWRGAFGHKNQAAAIMVMVLFLGVYIIRSGLWISGAAIIALASLFLLFSAGKSSLTLCLAVLLLTSATSVIRAFWLRAIILLTPLVLLNLLSVGTVMSEGLAGISKLLPFDSTFTGRTDIWAFALQSLHARLLTGYGFASFWGSSAIQNLPEGKEWAGFAAHSHNGYLDTALGMGLPGLVLLVLALVIVPLRNFQRADEGGNNGPLAMMLLRIWLFGLYLSAMESFFLDRSDPLWFTFLMAVFGLHYLARFRART
- a CDS encoding glycosyltransferase, with product MTGETRYRALFLGAGPQMHCGVGQFTRLLQETIEKLEPGTSATLTLIRSEGSLSEIWRVVGSAQSVVCNFPIVAWKRVMFAPLAAMAIAKLRRRKVVLIQHEWRGLHWLRRITYMPALLLADTIVMFSPLVRRELASDPLLGWTARKSVLAPLPPNIEAPVGIEDSKLRHRLIAAKGDGRLLIGHFGSIYPGKQPNALLEIGAILKQRGLKPLLVYIGSFIRGVDKVEQEFHARARELDIAEDVIVSGFVASDHEVFGLFSEIDAFCYPLDEGLTARRSSILTCVQSGRPLIVAGPVLPEEFDHHPRFKELISRGAVVLVARGSDNEAFADRIAAVVKRPPVHLPFDFDGWWKDVAEAVRAQL
- a CDS encoding cupin-like domain-containing protein, encoding MTGKIFSKWDETHSELWSHQPIRLEHEMHKSPAFSMDELAQLIESYPREHYSLVKTGAKGSSRVWREGDIGNLSGRQVIEAISRGGLWLNMRDVGAVDSRYRKLIDRMFEEIAARVPGFVVPNHQAGILISSPDAQVYYHADLPGQGLIQIAGRKRVYVYPNTAPFIRPQHLEDIALFDVEVDLPYAPWYDAHAQVFDLEPGQMLNWPLNAPHRVENLGTVNISMTVSYGNDDIRRAQIIHLANGLLRHRFGYTPKTSNLRGPSFFAKKVLQKLVRDSKWVKRERNARRAIDFRLDATEPGRIVDLPKAA
- a CDS encoding GNAT family N-acetyltransferase produces the protein MTVLTTSAGQKAARSTRRAAGFHVELVRDWQQAVARWHDISPSTPFQHPQWYDAWYAAFAGAKGIEPLIAVVTDTSTGEPAVLLPLIRRRQNNIVIVEFADLDLTDYNAPVLGPAAPRDAKAARALWRSLLSALRQMPEKADLIRLRKVPVELDGKPNPLALLDAAGTCSLNGNLVATGEDYDAWRYTLEKTVRKELERSWRVFTRDPAASFAIITDANEALRILSATEVQQGTRMQSLGLNYILNDETCAAFYRNLVRDGVGNGYALVSALTVDDEVVATLLGVRTGSRYVMIRISNAGEKWSNCSPGRLIIERTMAALHSEGVREFDFSVGNYAYKRRFGVTRLPLIDISAALSWRGWPFALRDRAARELRNYPRLDARLKRALGKPPSREEN